A segment of the Leptolyngbya sp. NIES-3755 genome:
TGTATCCGCAGCCGTAATCGTCACGATCGGGGCAGGAGTTTGCTCAACAAAAACAACGCCTTCGAGATCGGGAGTCCAACCTCCAGGAGTCGCAGCAATTCGGTGCATAGACGCTTCAAACCGTGAGAGTACAAGTTCCTAATCTATCGTGAATCCAACGAGTGATTCTACTAACTTGACCAATCTACAAGCTTTAAGCCTGGAACCTGTCCAAAATCGCGCTGATTCCGAGTCACGATCGTGGCATCCTGTGAAAGCGCAATTGCCGCAATTCTCATATCTCTTTGCAATCGAGCTTTCCGCAGTGAAGGATTTTGTTGTAAAAGAGATCGAAAACATTGATCAGCGGCTCGATCGAAATTAAGAATTTCTGTTTGTTTGAGATAATCGATCGTAGTTGTAAAACGACTGTACAACTCAACAAAATCATCGATTGGCTTCGCCTGATTGATTCGTGTGATCCACCCGTTAAAAATCTCCTGAATCGTAATTACAGTC
Coding sequences within it:
- a CDS encoding hypothetical protein (similar to AA sequence:cyanobase_aa:LBDG_15010), which produces MTRLILDTDHVSLILRGDQRLKAQVNQHPEACTTVITIQEIFNGWITRINQAKPIDDFVELYSRFTTTIDYLKQTEILNFDRAADQCFRSLLQQNPSLRKARLQRDMRIAAIALSQDATIVTRNQRDFGQVPGLKLVDWSS